The following is a genomic window from Tripterygium wilfordii isolate XIE 37 chromosome 19, ASM1340144v1, whole genome shotgun sequence.
AAAACCAACGGAAACCAACTAACTCTACTCAACTAGTAAAAAAATGTCTAAATCTCAGACTTCTATAGAACTTCCTGTATTTGATATCTCTCAACCTTTAATCCAATCCTCCCTCTCCTCCCTATTACAAGCCTGCAAAGAATGGGGATTCTTCCGCATCATCAATCATGGAGTTTCCAAGGAACTCTACGGGAAAGTATGTTCCCTCTCAAACCAACTTTTCAATCTACCTTATGAGTCCAAAATCAAGGCAGGACCATCTTCATCTATAAGAACCTATACACCTCATTTCATTGCATCCCCTTTCTTCGAGAGTCTACGAATATCCGGACCTGATTTTTCTGCTTCAGCTCGGAATTCTGCAGATGTTATTTACACTCAACCAAATCCACGGTTCAGGTGAGAATAAACAAACAACACATTACTACTTGACAGCATGTTTTCAACAGATGAACTGTTGAAGATAGTATTATCAACAATTCAATCTGAAATTCATTCTAGATAGAGTATCGAAGTACTAATGTAATTGTGGTTGTTTTCTTGTCAGTGAGGTACTTGAAGAGTATGGAAACAAGATGACCGAGCTGTCAAAAAGAATCGTAGAGATTATATTAATGAGCATGGGGAAcaattttgagagaaaatatgAATCTGAATTCAGTAACTGTCAAGGTTATCTGAGGATAATCAACTACTCGCCCCCGGAAGGTATGAACGAACAAGAACTAGTAGAAGGGCTTGGCATGCACACTGACATGAGCTGCATAACAATCGTTTATCAAGATCATATCGGTGGGCTTCAAGTGAGATCTAAGGAAGGCAAGTGGATGGAGATTGAGCCTTGCGAAGAAACACTTGTAGTGAACATTGGAGATTTAATGCATGCCTGGAGCAATGGCAAGCTCAGGTCATCCCAACACAGAGTAGTTTTAAGGCGATTTGTCAACCGTTTCTCTCTGGCTTTCTTTTGGTGTTTTGAGGATCAGAAGATGATATTTTCTCCCAGGGAAGTGGTTGGAGAAGGGAATAAGAGGATTTACAGACCATTTGTCTGTGCAGACTACTTGAAATTCAGAGAAAGCAGTGAAAAGGGAAAGTTTGAGAAAGTTGGATTTACTGTAAAGGATTTTGCAGGGACTTGATGCTGAAAGTTCATGAAAATCTTCTGTACAAAACCCTCCCCACCTCCCCCCCCATTTTGCCCcgttttttgtatgtttgttgacCATTCTCTTTGGTTGTGGAAGAAGCCAATGAGGGATTTAAATAAAGAATGTTATTTTATGTAAGGTCTCTTTTGGGGGTTTGAAAAGTTGTTGCTTTTACATTAGATGTTCATTTAGGATTATAATAACAATGATGTCTGCTAATGAATCAAGAAGAACAAACATATTGAGTGACATGGTGGCTAACTTCTTCAAGAATCACCATTTCTTCAGGGTATGCCATCTCTCATGTGCATATGCTGATATGGTGTCATGCTTCATAGGTAAATGCATGCATTCACAAAGGAATTGTATAAGTGGAGAATGTCATGTTTTTTGCTTGAAAACATCATGTTCTCACTCATGGCaagttttcaaaatgaaaaaacaaaattgtggtGTGATGTAACACACCTCCCAAGCTATTGGATTAAAATCATATTCTAAATGAATTGCGGAGAACCCGGATCCATATAATTCACCCTTCCAGCCAATAATAGATGATGAGGTCAAacttcaaagaaacaaaaacatagtCAACTGCAGAAAAAGACAAGCCAACATTATTATATTGTCCTCATGAAACATcagaatgaaaaaagaaaagaaaagaatgaacATAATAATTTTCTGATTATGCTATACCACAAACCCTAGTTCCTTAATCATTAATGAAAGGGAAAAGAATTAAAACCTGCATATTCATCTGGACTGGATGGTTATTGGATTATAAGCACGTCTACAGGAAGCTAGAGCCACAAAGGTCAAACTACACCTCAATTTATCTGTCAGGGAATTGTGGTATCTGGAACAAGTttgacatatatatgcatattgttTCAAAGATTTTACAGTAAGCTTTTTACTTGTGTCTCTgtgaatttcaattttcaaatgatCTGCACAAACAAATGGTCATAACTTCTACAATGCCCCTCTCCCATCAATTTATTTGGGAAGATGTCACCTTATTatcatcaaaactcaaaagaaagACAGAGAAATGGTTTATAAATCACCTTAAACAAACTCCGTACTAAGAATACCTCAGCGGATTGGGTTGCTCCAGGCACGCATTAAATCTATATATTGTTCGCCACAAGAGTTTCTTCACATGGGTCAATGTCCATCCACTTGCTTGTGATCTCACTTGAAGCCAGCCAATGTAGGCTCAATAAACAACTGCTACGCAACTGTGTATACCAAGCTCTTCAACTTCTTGCTCCTTCATAGTTTCCAGGGGCAAGTGGTTGATTATCTTCACATAATTTCGATCCACATTTAGTTCTCAAAATTTTTCCACAAGCTCAAAAGTACAAATCTGTACAATTCCTTTTGATGGCTTAGTCATCGTAGTCCCATATTCTTGTAGTACCTTACTGTCAAACAACAGGAAAAAAACATTGTGAAGAGCCTCGTTAATACTAAAATCGCACAGCCATGCCAAATGGAAGACAACTGCATTATTTGATTGAGTCATTGAAAATCTAAGAAGTCAAAACTTTAATTCATTATATGCTTTTTACTTCGGCTATCAACAATAATCCAGCTGATTTGTTTCTTGTATATGTGACCGAGTGGCTTTGCAGACTTGCAGTTTACACAGTTATCACTTGGTTATTGCTTGGGTTTCAGTTGCAGAATGCAGATCATCCAACGGTATTAATTTGTATGTCAGTGCAGTCTAAAAAAGAAGGGATAGTTTGCACAGAAATTTCTCTTTCAAAATAAAAGGCAACAGTATTAATTTGTATCAGGACTAAGACTCAGCACTAGGACTAACCATCCTACAAATCCATCAAAGTCCAAACATCCACAGGCATTGCACATGTAAAGTATACTCTGACCAATAGAACCAGCAATATCTATTATATTAACTGCTTTGTAGTTCGTAACGACTTGCCAATGAAAGCTGGCTGCatgcgtgtgtgtgtgagatcgggacagagagagagaataatcgTATTTTCATAATTGCATAAAAGAGTCATACGTTGAAGTATATGCACCACCAGTTGGGTATATAATGCTATTCAGATGAAGCAAGCACAGAAAATTGcgaaaaaacaattaaaagaaGGATTACCAGCAAGAGCAGTAACTGTGGAAATTTAATGACTGCCACTATTGCTTCCCTAAGAGGTATTTGCATCTAATAATTGCTTCACTACGTCTCTCATGGTGGGTCTCCATCTCGGCTCCTTCTCAGTACATCTCAAAGCAATCAATAGCAACTCAATAGCTTGTCCATTGATCTTCGAATCCAAA
Proteins encoded in this region:
- the LOC119985137 gene encoding gibberellin 20-oxidase-like protein, which encodes MSKSQTSIELPVFDISQPLIQSSLSSLLQACKEWGFFRIINHGVSKELYGKVCSLSNQLFNLPYESKIKAGPSSSIRTYTPHFIASPFFESLRISGPDFSASARNSADVIYTQPNPRFSEVLEEYGNKMTELSKRIVEIILMSMGNNFERKYESEFSNCQGYLRIINYSPPEGMNEQELVEGLGMHTDMSCITIVYQDHIGGLQVRSKEGKWMEIEPCEETLVVNIGDLMHAWSNGKLRSSQHRVVLRRFVNRFSLAFFWCFEDQKMIFSPREVVGEGNKRIYRPFVCADYLKFRESSEKGKFEKVGFTVKDFAGT